The genomic DNA TATCAATATCGGTGCCGAGCGTTTCGCGCAGTCGCGATCGGAATTCGGCCGTTTTCGCCCCCAAGGCCTCATCAGAAAGCGCCTTCATCGCCTCTTCGTGAGAATTGATCCTCTCGACAACGGGCAGGATGCGCTTGATATCGTTCTTACTTTTATCGCCGAAAATGAGCTTTAATACGGAATCTACCGCAGACATGTGTATCCTCGCTTGTGGGGCTTCATAGCCCGAGAGGGATACAGGATACCATACATGGACAAAAAAGAAAGGGTATGCACCGCCCTATCGTATCGACCCCTCATGGTAGCGGCGGCGGAATTCGAGCGGCGAAAGCCCCGTACGGCGGTGGAATATACGTGAGAAATAGTTCGGGTCCCTGAAGTTGAGCGTAAAGGCGATATCGCGCACCGAAAGCGTGTGATCGGCAAGGAGCTCCTTGGCGCGGCTTATGCGCGAAAGCAGGATGTAATTCCAGGGAGATATCCCGGTCAGCTGCTTGAACTTGCGTATGAAATGATATTTGGAATAGCCGAAGCGCCTGGCGATCTCGCCCACGCTCGCTGCGCGGTAATCGACGGCACCGAGTATGCCCGCATCCGGTATGTCGCGGGCGAACGGCGCCTGTTTCAGCTTCACGAGAAGATCGATGAGGCGTACGGCCGCCGTAAGCGCATTATCGAAACCCTTCTTCCTGATAAGCTGCATGATGCGGCTGATATCGATGCGCACCGCTTTATTATCGCCGATCGCGAGCACGGGGCGTGCGATGCTGATCCGTGCGAATGACAGGAGCGTCTTTGCGTAGGGACCGAAAAAGTGCACCCACCAGACATCCCATCCATCTTTACCGCAGCGGTACGTATGGGGTATGTTCGGGAACACAAAAAAAACATCGCCGGCCGAAATACCGGCTGACACATCACCGATATGCACGGTACCGCTCCCGGCAACGCAGTACAGAAGCTGATATTCGTCCATGGTCCGGGAAATAACGGCATGGGTGCGTGATACATAATGCCCGGCGATGGTCACCCAAATCCCCAGTGACCGCTCGTCCGGCGACGGGGTATGATGATATCCTTCCATGTGGTCAGCACGTTTTTTCATATCCATACGCGTTCCCATTACGGCATATCCTTTTTCATGCCCAGAAGGGCGTTGCGCGCCTCGAATGAAAAAAGCCCGTCCGGCGCTTCGATAAGGTACGCGGTACATCCGTCGCGTGCCGCTTTATCATTGCCGAGGAGCGCATCCATGACAGCGATGAGATATATCCTCGCCTGTACCGCCTGCGTACCGTTCGGCGTTATACGCGCAAGGGCTCCCCTGAGCGCCGCCGTTCCGGTGGTCATATCGTTCGCCGCGGCCATGAGGCGTATCCTTTCGGGAACGGCATCGGCCGTCATCAGTGACAGGAGTGCCGCCGCACGCCCCGGGGCGTTCTCGGAAACGGACGCACGAAGGTACGGCGCATACCGCTTCAGCGCAGCATCATCCATGCCGCGGTCGGAAAGTATATCGAGCATGCGAAGCGTCTCGGCATGCCATGCCGCGGGAAGCGGCTCTCTCAATGACCTTTCATACTGTATGCCGGCATTGCTGTAATCACCGCTCAGGAAAGAGCGTATCGCCGTGCAATACGGCGTGTATGCGCTTTTCCCCCCAGCGGATGCCATGCCGAGCATCAAACGAGCGATGTCCTCATAATACCACACCGGGGACGACGGCGGCCGCTCCCTGACCGCGTTGAAATACGTGAGCGCATCGCGGTATTCGGCGACACGTACGGACACGATGCCCATGTTGAACGCATCGGAGGGCGGCGGTGTATTGGTATGGACGCGACGATAGAGCGCAAGCGCGAACGCATTGCTTCCTATGTTCATCGCCGCCTTCGCCGCCTTCAGATATTCAGGCGATCGTGCCTTTTCGCTCACGAGGAGCGAATACAAACGCAGATATTCATCATATCGTCCATTGCCGAAGAATGTGCCGATGCGCTGTACTATCACTCCCTCATCGAACGATGTGCTCTTCGCGAAAAGCTCCGCTGCACTGCAGGCACCGGTGAACTGTGCGGCATCGGTCAATACGCTGAAGAGCACCCGATAGTATCGCCGGACATTATCGCGGATCGCGGTATCCGTCGATGTCCGCTCCGCCGCGCGTATATACCGGTCGAAGATCGACACCGCCGTCCTCGCCTGCACATCGCCCGTGATGAATCGCCGAGTGTCGGCATACCCGTCATAGGCTCCGTCGGCAGCGATGCGCTCCGCTATTATCTCGAACGCGCTGCTGTAGTCGGACGAAAGATCGTACGCGGCGAGACGCGCAGTGAATTGTGCCGCATCATACGCCGAAAGCGATGCCATGCTCATCGTGAGGGCGCACGCCAGCGCTGCGCAGTACGCCATCTGTCTTGTTCTTCCTACGAAAGCCATGGCGCCTGCCAGCTTTTTTCCGTATACGCGTGCAGCTCGATGCGGTTGCCGTCGGGATCGCTTATCCATGCCTGCCAGCTCTGGTCGAGGCCCAGTTTCGGGTCGCTCACGGTTACTCCCTTGCCGCGAAGCAAGGCGACAGCCGTGTTGATATCCTCCACCTCAAGACAGATATGCGCATACGACTGCTTGTCCGTCATCGGTGCGACATCGGCCTTTTCGAAAAGCTCGATGAACGTGCGTCCGCTGATCTTGAGATACACCCCGTATCGCTTCCCGTCGGGGTGCTTGAAATCGAAAGCATGGGAAAACCCGAGCTTCTCCACGTAGAAATCGACGGCCCGGGCAAGATCGGCCACGCGAAAACAGATATGAGCCAGTGTCATGTGGTACCTCTTCCCTTTTTTATCTTCGATGCCGTTCGTGAGAACACGGTAAGATCGGCCACGCCGAAAAGAAAACGTTTCGTTCGTATATGCAGGAATCCCGAGCGTTCGGCAAGGACGCGGAACTCTTTCACGCTCAGGTACGCTGCGATGGAATCGCCGAGATAGCGGTATGCATCGACTGCGGCCCGCACGAGCAAACGCGCCACGAGCGGGATGACCAGGCGAACATACGTTCCCTGTACGATGCGGGTGAAGATATTATCCGGGCGGAAGAATTCAAGCACGGCAAGAACGCCGCCTTTCCGGAGCACCCGCGCAGCCTCGGCAAGCACCACGCCATTATCCGTACAGTTGCGTATGCCGAAAGCGACGACCGCGGCATCGAAAGAACCGGCGGCGAACGGCATCTTTTCCGCGGCAGCGCGTACGAGCGTGATATTCCGGACATGCTTCGCTTTGATCTTCCGCCGCGCCTCGGCGAGCATTATCTCCGCATTATCGATGCCGACGATCGCCGGAGCACCCGTTGCTGCTGCAGACAGTGCGCAGGCGACATCGGCCGTTCCGGTAGCGATATCGAGCACGCGTGCGGCGGTACGCGGAACAGCGCGGACAAGGGAACGCCGCCATCCGCGGTCGATGCCGAAGGTCATGATACGGTTCATGACATCATAGCGCGCAGCGATGCGGTTGAAGATGCCTCGGATGCGTTCGCGTTCTTCAGCGGCCATTGTTCATTCCCCGTACATCATCCCTGTAATGATAATAAAAATCACGAAGCCGCGGCGTAAATCCTGCCGCCGTAATGACTTCGCGAAGCGTTCTCTCATCGGTCGTATGCGCCGTGCCTGCGGCGCGGACGACATTCTCTTCCAGCATGACGCTTCCCATATCGTTGGCACCGAAAAAAAGCGCCATCTGTCCGAGATGAAGCCCCTGCGTAAGCCAGGATGCCTGGACGTTCGGGATATTATCGAGCACAAGGCGCGATAGGGCGAGCGTGCGAAGATACGATTCGCCGCTGTACGGTGCCGACGGCGCGAGCGTACGGCTCCCGCCCTGATACGTCCACGGTATGAACGCGACGAAGCCATCGGTCTCATCCTGCAATTCACGCAGCCGAAGCATATGCGTAATGCGGTCCTCCTCGCTTTCCCCGAAACCGAACATCATCGTCGCGGACGCTTTCAAGCCGAGTGTGTGTGCGGTACGCATGACGGATATCCATTCATCCGCCGTACACTTTTTCGGCGAAACACGCGCACGCACCGCATCGACGAGTATTTCTGCGCCGCCGCCGGGGAGCGAATCGAGGCCGGCATCGATGAAGACCTTCAGTACTTCGGCCACACTTTTCCCTGACAATCGTGAAAAATGGATGATCTCCGGGGGCGAGAACGCATGTATCTGCATGTCGGGGAATCGCTCAGCGAGCGTGCGTATCATCGCTACATAGCGCTCGAACGGAATGTCCGTGCGCATGCCGCCCTGCAGCAGTATCTGATCGGCGTTCTGTTCCCGCGCTTCCCCGGTACGTGCGGCAAGCTCATCGTCCGTGAGAAAATAGCCGCCGCGTTCGCGGTAATAGTAACAGAACGAACAGCCGCATTCGCATACGTCGGTATAATTGATATTGCGGTCGATATGGTAGGTCACGACAGCCGGGTCGGTCGCTTTCCGCCTCGCATCATCGGCCATACGTCCGAGCGAGAGTATCGGTGTTCGAAGAAGATCCAATGCGTCCGTTCGGGTAATGCGTGCCATGTATCAGCGCCTGAGAAAGCCCTTGCCCCAGACCTTGTAGGAACCGGCAAGATAATCGACGGCGGAATACGCGGTATACACGGTGATGAGAGCGAATGTCCAGAATATGATGCTTTCATACGGAATGAACGTACGCGCCTGATCGGCGATATTGCCGAAGGGATTGTAGCGCACAAGGTCGACAAGAATGACGATGAACGTGCCCGCCGCCTGTACGACGGCCTTTACCTTGCCGCTTATGCGCGCAGCCATTGCCGTTCCCTTAAGACCGCTCAGTGTACGCACGACGCTCACGAGCGAATCGCGGTAGAAGAACACGAGGAGCATCCACAGCGGGAGATATCCGAGCGCGGTGAACGCGGCGAATATGCTGAACCGATAGAAACTGTCCGCGAACGGATCGAAGACCTTGCCCGTGTCGGATACGCTCTTCATCGCGCGGGCCGCCATACCGTCGAACATATCGGTAAGCTCAGCGATGACGATGAGCACGAGCGACACGATGCGTGCGGTGAATATCGGCCACCCGAAGGCATCGAGAAAGAAGCTCCCCGCGATGATCGGCGCGAGCACGACGCGGGAGAGCGTTATGATGTTCGCGTAATTGAGAGAAAAGCGCTTCGCCGGCCGTTTTTTTTTCATCGGACCGTCCCCGAGCTCGGTGCGAGATAGTACGATGCAGGCTTGAGAAGCATATCACGCACGGATGCATCGATACGATACATGGTGTCCTCATCGGCGCGTTTCGCGAACGCGTCCTTCCCGTCGCCCGCAACGTAAAGCTCGCGCTTGGTGTTGTCCTCAAGCTTCATGAGAACATGCACCGCGCGTTCCGGTATTCCATAGTCGGCCGCCCGTGCGCCGTCAGGGGTGAATCCCGCTGCACGCAGTTGTTCGATACCCTGCACGAGCTCGAACACCTTGTTAAGATCAAGCGTGCCCGCCATCGATGATGTCCAGTTGGTACGGCTCTGCCGCTTGAAGGTGATAGCGCCGACCGTGAGCATCATCACATCACGCGCGGTGATCGCGAGAAAATCCTTCGCGCGGAGATCATCGATCGATTTCTTGAGCGCCTCGACGAATATCGCCTCAACGACGAACATATCGCCGCCCTCGCGCACATAGATGCCCTCTCCGTCGAAGGCGAGCGCGCCCGCTTCAAGCATATGTTCGCGCATCCCTTCCCATACGTAAAAACGCATGCGCGGCGACGAAAGGCCGTAACTATCCACGAGCGCACGGTTCGTTATCGAGGCACGTATGGCGAGCGAATTGAAATTCTTTATGTTCGCGAGCGCTTCCATCGGGTCGGCGGGGTAGTTCGCCGGCGAGGTGATCCGCCAAGTGTTCCTGATCTTTGCAGCGGTAATATCGTTCCCGCCGTAGATAAGACGGAATTTCGAAACGGCATCCTCTTTGAGCGTAAATATCGCCGTGCGCGGCGCACTCTTCGATGCGATAGCCTTGCGTATGCGGGGAATGGCGATGACAGCCGCGATGAGGAGCGCAAGCACGAGGAGCATCATGATAAGACGGCGGAAATATCCGTTCGCTGCCATATCCTACTCTATGACCTGCGGAATGAGTATGGCGCCGTTCTCGCTCTCGGGGGCGAGCGATGAAACGGTATCCGTCGGGAGCGACGGCGTATTGGCATCTGCGCGGCGTATATTGTGCACATCGACGGCATGATAGGTCGGCGGGACGTCAGCAGTATCAAGCTCGTTAATCTTTTCCACGAAGGCGACGATGTCCTTCACCTGCGCGGTGAGTTTGTCCGCTTCGTCGCCGGAAAGTTCGAGCCGTGAAAGCTTCGCTACCTTCGCGATTGTTTCTTTTGTTATTTCCATTGCATGCTCCGAATCGTTCGTAATTATAGGAGAAAACATGCAATTGTCAACGAGAAAAACAGCGCAAAAAAGATATAATCCGCCCCAAAGAACGCTCCGATAATGACATTGTACCCCGCGGAGGCGCTATGATAGACACAATACGGGCACAGGCCATGGAATTATCCGCCAATCACAAGGTCGATGCAGCGCTGCGCCGTCACCATGACGGCTTCAAGCTTCCCGCTGGCAGCAAAGCCTCCGAACTGACACGCCTCAAGGGCGCCGCGGAACAGATGGAATCGATATTCGTCAAAAAAATGCTCGACTCCATGCGGGCGTCGGTGCACAAGGAAAAGTTCATCGACGGCGGCATGGCCGAGAACATCTTCGAGGACATGCTCTACGACGAATATGCAACCACTATGTCGAAAACAAAATCGATCGGCATCGCCGATATGATAGTAAAACAGATGGAACGCTACCTCTAGCATCCCCGATCACGAAGCCTCGCATTGTATCCCCTTGTATTCTCTGCCCCCCTCGGTGATCCCCGAGGTCGCTTTTTTTTCTTATATGGATCTTGCCGCGATTGACTCAATCGTATACCATGGTATTATTACCCTGCACATCATGTCAAACGTAAAGAACATAGCGACGACGAACCGGGTGAACACCGTTTCGAACTGGATGAGCTTTGCGCGCATCCTCCTTACTCCGTTCGCCATTTATTGCATGTACACCGGCCGCTGGCAGTTCGTCATCGGCATCTGCGTGCTCATGGCGGTGACCGATTTCCTCGACGGCTTTCTTGCACGCGCGCTCGATCAGGTCTCCTCGCTCGGCAAAGTGCTCGACCCCATCGCCGATAAGATAAGCATCTCAACGCTCATGATCGCCTTCGCGTTCATACGGAAGCTCGACCCCGTCTTTCTCGGGCTTATCGGCCTCATATTCGTCAGGGATATCATCACCATCTATCTCGCCGCACGCATCATCAACCGTGAAGGATTTATCCCGCCGCCGAGCATCTTCGGCAAGCTCGCGGTGTTCGCGCTCGCAATAACGTTCTTCCTCATCATCAGCGGCGTTACGGAAAGATATTCGTTCATCGGCTTCCTATTCGCGGGAATTTCCTACGCGCTCATCATCGTCACCGCCGTTCACTATCTCATCACCTATGTCTGCAAACGAAACCCCTAGCGCCGTCATCATCGGTGCCGGCGGCGTCCTTGGTCATGCACTTACACGCGAGCTCGCGCATCAGTATCACGTCATCCGTACGCGACGGACACCGGCAGCGGACGATGACGCCGAAACGGCGCTCGATCTTGCGGACCGCACATCATGCGATTCGTTCACGGATACGCTTCGCGGGAAACACATTGCCGCGCTCATCTTCAATGCCGCACGGAGCGATGACGCGCTCATCATGCGTCAATCCCCCGCAGTATTCGCCGATGCCGTGGATACCTACGTACTCGCGCTTCACCGCATCATCACCGCTCTTACCGGCGAACTTTCCGGCGGGAGCATCGTGCTCATTGCATCGCTCGTGGGAATGCGCGGCGGGCGCGGGCAGGCGGTATACGCGGCGGTAAAAGGCGCGCTCATCGGTTATGCAAAAGGAACGGCGGCGGCACTGGCAGCGCATGATATCCGCATCAACGCGGTGCTGCCGGGGCTCTTCCGCTCGCATATCAATGAAGGGATCGATGATGCTGCGTTCAGATCAATGATCGCCGAGAACGCGCTCAAGCGCGAGCAGGATGTCGATGAGATCGCGCGCTTTGTTCGCTTCCTCTCCGGCATGAAGAACGCGAGCGGGCAGGTGTTCAATCTCGACAGCAGGATAACCTGATCATTCCACTATTATCGCAACGCGGCATTCTTTCATCGCCGCAAGAAGCGTCCTATTGCCGAGGACGATACGCCCGTCGTCCGGGGCGATGACCAGATCGCATTTCTTCGCGCCGCGAACGCGCCATGCCGTCACGAAGAACGGCGCATAGCCGAAGCGTGTTCCCTTAAGCCGCTTCTCTATGTCCTTCGTCGCACGGCGGATAGCCTCGTCGATGGTGGTCGCCTTATTGTTCACCGAGGTGCGCATATGCATCGTCCGGTCAATGCTTTCAGCAACGCTCTTCGCCCACCGGGTTTTTTCCGCGGATGCGTCGAACACCTCGAGCGCGCGCTCCTTCTTGCGCAGATCGCGCTCAAGGAGTATCGGCTTCAGTGCGCGGGCAAGCGCATGCAGTTCGCGCAGCTTTTCCATATCACTGATGTAGTCATTGTCGATCCCGGATGAGGAAAGATATGACACAAGCCCATGGCGGGACACGGAAGCACCGTCGGCATAGGCAATGCCGTAAATGAGCGTCCCCGCGGTATCATAGATCGCCGGCAGAAGCGCACACTCCGCGTTCACATCATGTGCATCGATGATAAGCGAGGTAAAATTGGTGCCAGCTTCCTGATAGGTCTTCGGGGTGACCGTTCCGGTACGGGCGAGAGCGTCGTTCAGCGTGCTCTCACGGGTGATCGCGATGAGATTGTCCGCACCGAGAAGCGGTACACTGAGCCGCACCGACACCGCCTCGTTCGTAAGGAAATTCACCGATACGAGCGAATAGCGGGAAAGCGAGCGCAGGATGCGGCGATTGACCTCGGATGATGCTGCAAGGTCGCCCACGGTCGTATCGGCGGAAACGATGATGCCGGATGCTGAGGCGAGAAGATTCGCGGCGGCGGTCTCTTCGGCCGTT from Spirochaetota bacterium includes the following:
- a CDS encoding AraC family transcriptional regulator — translated: MGTRMDMKKRADHMEGYHHTPSPDERSLGIWVTIAGHYVSRTHAVISRTMDEYQLLYCVAGSGTVHIGDVSAGISAGDVFFVFPNIPHTYRCGKDGWDVWWVHFFGPYAKTLLSFARISIARPVLAIGDNKAVRIDISRIMQLIRKKGFDNALTAAVRLIDLLVKLKQAPFARDIPDAGILGAVDYRAASVGEIARRFGYSKYHFIRKFKQLTGISPWNYILLSRISRAKELLADHTLSVRDIAFTLNFRDPNYFSRIFHRRTGLSPLEFRRRYHEGSIR
- a CDS encoding VOC family protein, with translation MTLAHICFRVADLARAVDFYVEKLGFSHAFDFKHPDGKRYGVYLKISGRTFIELFEKADVAPMTDKQSYAHICLEVEDINTAVALLRGKGVTVSDPKLGLDQSWQAWISDPDGNRIELHAYTEKSWQAPWLS
- a CDS encoding ubiquinone/menaquinone biosynthesis methyltransferase, with the translated sequence MAAEERERIRGIFNRIAARYDVMNRIMTFGIDRGWRRSLVRAVPRTAARVLDIATGTADVACALSAAATGAPAIVGIDNAEIMLAEARRKIKAKHVRNITLVRAAAEKMPFAAGSFDAAVVAFGIRNCTDNGVVLAEAARVLRKGGVLAVLEFFRPDNIFTRIVQGTYVRLVIPLVARLLVRAAVDAYRYLGDSIAAYLSVKEFRVLAERSGFLHIRTKRFLFGVADLTVFSRTASKIKKGRGTT
- a CDS encoding CofH family radical SAM protein; this translates as MARITRTDALDLLRTPILSLGRMADDARRKATDPAVVTYHIDRNINYTDVCECGCSFCYYYRERGGYFLTDDELAARTGEAREQNADQILLQGGMRTDIPFERYVAMIRTLAERFPDMQIHAFSPPEIIHFSRLSGKSVAEVLKVFIDAGLDSLPGGGAEILVDAVRARVSPKKCTADEWISVMRTAHTLGLKASATMMFGFGESEEDRITHMLRLRELQDETDGFVAFIPWTYQGGSRTLAPSAPYSGESYLRTLALSRLVLDNIPNVQASWLTQGLHLGQMALFFGANDMGSVMLEENVVRAAGTAHTTDERTLREVITAAGFTPRLRDFYYHYRDDVRGMNNGR
- a CDS encoding CDP-alcohol phosphatidyltransferase family protein produces the protein MKKKRPAKRFSLNYANIITLSRVVLAPIIAGSFFLDAFGWPIFTARIVSLVLIVIAELTDMFDGMAARAMKSVSDTGKVFDPFADSFYRFSIFAAFTALGYLPLWMLLVFFYRDSLVSVVRTLSGLKGTAMAARISGKVKAVVQAAGTFIVILVDLVRYNPFGNIADQARTFIPYESIIFWTFALITVYTAYSAVDYLAGSYKVWGKGFLRR
- a CDS encoding DUF4340 domain-containing protein; the encoded protein is MAANGYFRRLIMMLLVLALLIAAVIAIPRIRKAIASKSAPRTAIFTLKEDAVSKFRLIYGGNDITAAKIRNTWRITSPANYPADPMEALANIKNFNSLAIRASITNRALVDSYGLSSPRMRFYVWEGMREHMLEAGALAFDGEGIYVREGGDMFVVEAIFVEALKKSIDDLRAKDFLAITARDVMMLTVGAITFKRQSRTNWTSSMAGTLDLNKVFELVQGIEQLRAAGFTPDGARAADYGIPERAVHVLMKLEDNTKRELYVAGDGKDAFAKRADEDTMYRIDASVRDMLLKPASYYLAPSSGTVR
- the gatC gene encoding Asp-tRNA(Asn)/Glu-tRNA(Gln) amidotransferase subunit GatC, encoding MEITKETIAKVAKLSRLELSGDEADKLTAQVKDIVAFVEKINELDTADVPPTYHAVDVHNIRRADANTPSLPTDTVSSLAPESENGAILIPQVIE
- a CDS encoding rod-binding protein codes for the protein MIDTIRAQAMELSANHKVDAALRRHHDGFKLPAGSKASELTRLKGAAEQMESIFVKKMLDSMRASVHKEKFIDGGMAENIFEDMLYDEYATTMSKTKSIGIADMIVKQMERYL
- a CDS encoding CDP-alcohol phosphatidyltransferase family protein, which translates into the protein MSNVKNIATTNRVNTVSNWMSFARILLTPFAIYCMYTGRWQFVIGICVLMAVTDFLDGFLARALDQVSSLGKVLDPIADKISISTLMIAFAFIRKLDPVFLGLIGLIFVRDIITIYLAARIINREGFIPPPSIFGKLAVFALAITFFLIISGVTERYSFIGFLFAGISYALIIVTAVHYLITYVCKRNP
- a CDS encoding SDR family oxidoreductase — protein: MSANETPSAVIIGAGGVLGHALTRELAHQYHVIRTRRTPAADDDAETALDLADRTSCDSFTDTLRGKHIAALIFNAARSDDALIMRQSPAVFADAVDTYVLALHRIITALTGELSGGSIVLIASLVGMRGGRGQAVYAAVKGALIGYAKGTAAALAAHDIRINAVLPGLFRSHINEGIDDAAFRSMIAENALKREQDVDEIARFVRFLSGMKNASGQVFNLDSRIT